One genomic window of Dethiosulfovibrio salsuginis includes the following:
- a CDS encoding FAD binding domain-containing protein, translating to MTVYRPRSVEELRSILATEAESLNLIAGGTDLVLEVRAHPEREYNLVDLTSIVELSSIDEEKDSLRIGSTSTHWDLESSELVAKHGTALSMAAASVGSTQIRNRGTVGGNLAHGSAAADTVPALACLEATIEVQDCAGDTELYPVEKFITGRNATVLKKGQFIRSIKIPILDGRLSWFGKVGSRRAVTISKINLAASLHPERTDGPIRLFIGAIAPSPTRSAEGERELSKLLSGSGCKDVFLNALSHTVENTIPGRSSLPYKREAIKGLGDQLWDHVKEVLR from the coding sequence ATGACAGTCTATAGACCTCGATCCGTCGAAGAACTTAGGTCGATTCTGGCCACAGAGGCAGAGAGTTTAAACCTGATAGCAGGAGGGACCGACCTGGTCCTGGAGGTGAGGGCACACCCAGAAAGAGAGTACAACCTGGTGGACCTGACCTCTATAGTCGAACTCTCCTCCATAGATGAGGAAAAAGACAGCCTGAGGATAGGCTCGACGTCCACCCACTGGGACCTTGAGAGCTCCGAGCTGGTCGCAAAGCACGGTACAGCTCTGTCCATGGCGGCGGCCTCGGTGGGCTCCACCCAGATCAGGAACAGAGGCACCGTAGGAGGAAACCTGGCCCACGGCTCGGCGGCGGCGGACACCGTTCCGGCTTTGGCATGTCTTGAGGCGACGATAGAGGTCCAAGACTGCGCAGGGGACACAGAACTGTACCCTGTGGAGAAATTTATAACCGGCAGAAACGCCACGGTTCTTAAAAAGGGCCAGTTCATAAGGTCGATAAAAATCCCGATCTTAGACGGCAGGCTATCCTGGTTTGGCAAAGTAGGCAGTCGCAGGGCTGTGACCATATCCAAGATAAACCTGGCGGCGAGCCTACACCCCGAAAGGACCGATGGGCCGATAAGGCTGTTCATAGGTGCCATAGCCCCCAGTCCGACCAGATCGGCGGAGGGGGAGAGAGAACTTTCCAAACTCCTGTCGGGATCGGGCTGCAAGGATGTCTTTCTAAATGCACTCTCCCATACCGTTGAGAACACCATTCCAGGGAGATCTTCCCTGCCCTACAAGAGAGAGGCCATAAAGGGGCTGGGGGATCAGCTGTGGGATCACGTGAAGGAGGTCCTGAGATGA
- a CDS encoding (2Fe-2S)-binding protein yields MNIQLTVNGQGRTVEISSEMRLLDLLRDVLGLTSVKEGCSEGECGACTVVMDGKAVTSCTVMAFQAEGSDILTTEGLARMGELDRIQQAFIDNDAVQCGFCTPGMIMSTKALLMHKENPTEEEARRALEGNICRCTGYIPIVKAVMDAARRLRDDSL; encoded by the coding sequence ATGAACATACAGCTTACCGTTAACGGACAGGGCCGGACCGTGGAGATCTCTTCTGAGATGAGGCTACTGGACCTCCTCCGGGACGTTCTAGGCCTGACCAGCGTAAAAGAGGGCTGCTCCGAAGGGGAGTGTGGAGCCTGCACCGTCGTCATGGACGGCAAGGCGGTGACGTCCTGCACGGTGATGGCCTTTCAAGCGGAGGGGTCGGACATACTCACCACCGAAGGCCTGGCAAGGATGGGAGAGCTGGACAGAATCCAGCAGGCCTTTATCGACAACGACGCCGTTCAGTGCGGATTCTGCACCCCTGGAATGATCATGTCGACGAAAGCCCTGCTGATGCATAAAGAGAACCCTACCGAAGAAGAAGCACGTAGGGCCCTGGAGGGCAACATCTGTCGCTGCACCGGATACATACCTATCGTAAAAGCGGTGATGGACGCCGCCAGGAGACTCAGGGATGACAGTCTATAG
- a CDS encoding BCCT family transporter: MKDNQQVKIRKGIFIPMSLIFLAIIIVGLVAPKTFYDVANAIVNYAFTDFGWLFQLSGNFFFFICLFFCFSKYGDIRFGGKDAKPELSTWNWFAISLCAGIATGVVFWGIAEPLYHFMDSGVFETLGITAKTEEAAMFSMVTTYIHWTFIPYAMYAICGLGIAYAAYNMNLPYRVSSTLYPIAGKRIEGVVGDVVDGLCLLAIAGGVAAVLGVGTMQLSSGIQIMTGIPAGKTMWIAVVCSIVAVYIVSSYTGLDKGIRWLSDKNAKIFLALLVFVFAFGPTRFILSLGTQAAGHFIDDFFVRTHYLSPLDGSAWPRWWPIYYWAIWLAYAPLIGMFLARLVKGRTIRQFMLMNLMMPAFFGFLWFSVFGGAAIHLEFTGQGLWEAIHEGGKLALEKSVFEFLKHYPLTDIISWTFMVTVFVSIVTMADSMTSTVATLSTTAAHQEGMEPPAPMKIFWGAVMSSVAIINLISGSGGGEISGIDATKQIATVAGFPILFLMMAMAFTICWMIIRHSRGEKVLLVKE, from the coding sequence GTGAAGGACAACCAGCAAGTAAAGATACGCAAGGGCATTTTCATTCCTATGTCGCTGATCTTTTTGGCGATAATCATAGTCGGACTGGTAGCACCTAAAACCTTTTACGACGTAGCAAACGCCATAGTCAACTACGCGTTCACCGATTTTGGATGGCTTTTCCAGCTCTCTGGAAATTTCTTCTTCTTCATCTGTCTTTTCTTCTGCTTCTCGAAGTACGGGGACATAAGGTTCGGAGGTAAGGACGCAAAGCCCGAGCTGAGCACCTGGAACTGGTTCGCCATATCCCTCTGCGCCGGTATAGCCACAGGGGTGGTCTTCTGGGGAATCGCCGAGCCCCTGTACCACTTCATGGACTCCGGTGTGTTTGAGACCCTCGGCATAACAGCCAAAACCGAGGAAGCCGCCATGTTCTCCATGGTAACCACCTACATACACTGGACCTTCATACCTTACGCCATGTACGCCATATGTGGCCTGGGGATAGCCTACGCAGCCTACAACATGAACCTTCCCTACAGGGTCAGCTCTACCCTTTACCCCATAGCGGGCAAGAGGATCGAGGGAGTGGTCGGAGACGTAGTCGACGGTCTCTGTCTTCTGGCTATAGCAGGAGGAGTTGCGGCGGTGCTGGGAGTCGGAACCATGCAGCTATCCAGCGGAATCCAGATAATGACCGGAATCCCTGCGGGAAAGACCATGTGGATAGCGGTGGTCTGCTCCATAGTGGCGGTCTACATAGTTTCCAGCTACACCGGGCTGGATAAAGGCATAAGGTGGCTCTCGGACAAAAACGCCAAGATATTCCTGGCCCTTCTGGTCTTCGTCTTCGCCTTCGGTCCGACCAGATTCATACTCTCATTGGGCACCCAGGCGGCGGGCCACTTTATAGACGACTTCTTCGTCCGCACCCACTACCTGAGCCCTCTTGACGGATCGGCCTGGCCTAGATGGTGGCCTATATACTACTGGGCAATATGGCTGGCCTACGCACCTCTGATCGGAATGTTCCTGGCCAGGCTCGTTAAAGGCAGGACGATTCGTCAGTTCATGCTAATGAACCTCATGATGCCGGCGTTTTTCGGATTCCTGTGGTTCTCGGTATTCGGAGGAGCGGCCATTCACCTGGAGTTCACAGGACAGGGTCTCTGGGAGGCGATCCACGAAGGTGGAAAGCTGGCCCTTGAAAAATCGGTCTTCGAGTTCCTCAAGCACTATCCTTTGACCGACATAATCAGCTGGACCTTTATGGTAACCGTGTTCGTCTCCATCGTAACCATGGCGGACTCCATGACCTCCACGGTGGCCACTCTGTCCACCACCGCCGCCCACCAGGAGGGAATGGAGCCTCCTGCACCGATGAAAATATTCTGGGGTGCCGTTATGTCCTCTGTCGCCATAATAAACCTCATCAGCGGCAGCGGAGGGGGAGAGATCAGCGGTATCGACGCGACGAAACAGATAGCCACCGTCGCAGGATTCCCCATCCTGTTCCTCATGATGGCCATGGCCTTCACCATCTGCTGGATGATAATACGTCACTCCAGAGGCGAAAAGGTCCTTCTGGTAAAAGAATAG
- a CDS encoding DEAD/DEAH box helicase, which translates to MNNIATKTFSQYGLRTELLEALSNKGFEAPMPVQEQVMESSSREGDLVVQARTGSGKTLGFLLPLLNELPHEASSPRILVLSPTRELAQQIAGEAEWLGRRMGLTTASLVGGMDMERQIGQLRRGAALVVGTPGRTMDHIRRKTLKTQDIQTIVLDEGDTMLDMGFREEIESILSSLVSRKRTWLFSATMPDEVASLTRRYLTSPEWITLCHDEDQHEDITHKVYMVPSGKRLEGLVNVLLWENPEMGLIFCHTKAGTVETMERLQEEGFSASALHGDMSQLERNSVMNAFRQGRIPLLVATNVAARGLDVQGVSHVIQIGLPDNLETFVHRSGRTGRAGQEGQNVLILTPREKGRFKAMLRASSMDLNWVNVPDMAAIAKVQRGLREGALMDATNPSEDSIMWAEELMAMLDPKDLVARLLDHHIKGLPNGYDLSKDLMNEMNNRKTLSSRTGGVDRSGRTRRDGPSSGSRLPFKGRAKSIKLCKGRNDGDWSVGRILATLCQALEVDRSEVGNIRMRDTHTEVELGPTASDKINGSGVSKLKKWGLMDGEIVEDRSSRRPPQPMRGRRR; encoded by the coding sequence ATGAATAACATCGCAACAAAAACATTTAGTCAGTACGGATTGAGAACCGAGCTTCTTGAGGCTCTTTCAAACAAGGGATTCGAGGCTCCTATGCCGGTTCAAGAACAGGTAATGGAATCATCGTCTAGAGAAGGCGACCTGGTCGTCCAGGCCAGGACAGGCAGCGGGAAGACTCTAGGTTTTCTTCTACCTCTGCTCAACGAACTTCCCCACGAGGCAAGCTCCCCCCGAATACTTGTACTATCCCCCACTAGAGAACTAGCACAACAGATAGCAGGCGAGGCCGAGTGGCTGGGCAGAAGAATGGGCCTTACCACCGCATCTTTGGTAGGTGGCATGGATATGGAGCGTCAGATAGGACAGCTCCGCAGAGGCGCTGCCTTGGTGGTCGGAACTCCTGGAAGGACCATGGACCACATCCGCAGAAAAACCCTCAAGACCCAGGACATACAGACCATCGTCCTTGACGAGGGAGATACCATGCTGGACATGGGCTTCAGGGAGGAGATAGAGTCCATCCTGAGCTCCCTTGTATCCAGAAAGAGAACCTGGCTTTTCTCCGCCACCATGCCCGACGAGGTAGCCTCTCTAACCAGAAGGTACCTTACCTCTCCTGAGTGGATAACCCTGTGTCACGATGAGGATCAGCACGAGGATATAACCCACAAGGTATACATGGTCCCCTCTGGCAAGAGGCTTGAGGGACTGGTAAACGTCCTCCTGTGGGAGAACCCCGAGATGGGACTCATCTTCTGTCACACCAAGGCAGGCACGGTGGAAACCATGGAAAGGCTTCAGGAGGAGGGCTTTTCCGCCTCCGCCCTTCACGGAGACATGAGCCAGCTTGAGAGAAACAGCGTCATGAACGCCTTCAGACAGGGTAGAATCCCCCTTCTCGTAGCCACCAACGTAGCGGCTAGAGGGCTGGACGTCCAGGGCGTATCTCACGTCATACAGATAGGGCTCCCTGACAACCTGGAGACCTTCGTTCATAGAAGCGGCAGAACCGGAAGAGCAGGTCAGGAGGGACAGAACGTCCTAATCCTAACCCCGAGAGAGAAAGGCCGTTTTAAGGCCATGCTCAGGGCCTCCTCTATGGATCTAAACTGGGTGAACGTGCCTGACATGGCCGCTATCGCCAAAGTACAGAGGGGCCTCCGTGAAGGAGCTCTTATGGACGCTACCAACCCGAGCGAAGACTCCATAATGTGGGCAGAGGAGCTTATGGCCATGCTGGATCCCAAGGACCTGGTCGCAAGGCTTCTGGATCATCACATAAAGGGACTTCCTAACGGATACGACCTAAGCAAAGACCTAATGAACGAGATGAACAACAGAAAAACCCTCTCATCCAGAACCGGTGGAGTGGACAGATCTGGCCGTACCCGTAGAGACGGTCCGTCCAGCGGGAGCAGGCTCCCCTTCAAAGGCAGGGCCAAATCCATCAAGCTGTGTAAGGGAAGAAACGACGGAGACTGGTCCGTAGGCCGCATATTGGCCACCCTTTGCCAGGCCCTTGAGGTCGATAGAAGCGAGGTCGGAAACATCCGCATGAGGGATACCCATACGGAGGTAGAGCTTGGCCCCACCGCGTCGGACAAAATAAACGGAAGCGGCGTCTCTAAGCTGAAGAAGTGGGGACTTATGGACGGAGAAATCGTCGAGGACAGATCGAGCAGAAGACCTCCTCAGCCTATGAGGGGCAGAAGAAGATAA
- a CDS encoding HAL/PAL/TAL family ammonia-lyase, whose protein sequence is MKPLILDGASLKIEDLVEVARGNRPVEIAPEAMDRVEKSWALLQRFATSGEQKVYGMNTGVGVNKDREISGRYYAEYNKNMLLAHCDGVAPYGTADQVRAVMVGRLNTLLVGRTGMHPDLVRLHRDFLNKGIHPVLPLRGSVGQGDITNLSLIGLAMIGEGAVEYKGQTMTGAQAMEKEGLSPCTLGPKDGLSLVSSNALGAGLGALLVHDMEELIDTADLAYSMTMEGFKGNTCPLDPLPYRYRPYDGQRKSMELARSFLEGSYLWLPDVSESIQDPLSIRCSVQVHGALRDSLEYTKKLLEIHLNSSDDNPCIVFEEERIIPCANFEPLNWVLAFEMMGIALSHLSRTAAHRTLRMGSPRFTGLARFLTPTDAKVHAFGTIQKVFCSLDSEVRHLSNPVSADYSSLSEDMEDRGNNTPYVMLKTASMVDTLRYILGIEMIHSSQAIDLRKATRLGKGTAAAKGALREEIPFLDTDRNLSLDVAKVHKLISQGTILKAAREATSI, encoded by the coding sequence ATGAAACCGCTGATACTGGACGGAGCGTCGCTCAAGATAGAGGACCTGGTGGAGGTCGCTAGGGGAAACAGGCCGGTGGAGATAGCGCCGGAGGCCATGGATAGGGTGGAAAAATCCTGGGCTTTGCTCCAGAGATTTGCCACCTCCGGCGAGCAGAAGGTCTACGGAATGAACACCGGAGTGGGGGTCAACAAAGACAGGGAGATATCTGGCAGGTATTACGCCGAGTACAACAAAAACATGCTGCTGGCCCACTGCGACGGAGTGGCCCCCTACGGGACAGCCGATCAGGTAAGGGCGGTGATGGTGGGACGGTTAAACACCCTTTTGGTGGGCAGGACGGGGATGCACCCCGATCTTGTAAGGCTACACCGGGATTTTCTGAACAAGGGGATACACCCTGTTCTCCCTCTCAGAGGATCGGTTGGACAGGGGGACATAACCAACCTGTCCCTGATTGGCCTAGCTATGATAGGCGAAGGGGCGGTGGAATATAAAGGCCAGACCATGACAGGAGCCCAGGCCATGGAGAAAGAGGGCCTCTCTCCCTGCACACTGGGACCGAAGGACGGCCTCTCTCTGGTAAGCTCCAACGCCCTTGGGGCAGGCCTTGGGGCCCTGCTGGTCCACGATATGGAGGAACTGATAGACACAGCGGACCTGGCCTACTCTATGACCATGGAGGGATTTAAGGGAAACACCTGTCCTCTGGATCCCCTGCCCTACCGCTATCGCCCTTACGACGGACAGAGAAAGAGCATGGAGCTGGCCCGGTCGTTTCTCGAGGGAAGCTACCTATGGCTTCCCGACGTATCCGAGTCTATCCAGGATCCTCTGAGCATCCGCTGTTCAGTTCAGGTCCACGGTGCCCTCAGGGACTCCCTTGAGTACACGAAAAAGCTACTGGAGATCCACTTAAACAGCTCCGACGACAACCCCTGCATAGTCTTCGAGGAGGAAAGGATAATCCCCTGTGCCAACTTTGAGCCTCTAAACTGGGTTCTGGCCTTCGAGATGATGGGCATAGCTCTAAGCCATCTGTCCCGAACGGCGGCACACCGGACCCTTAGGATGGGGTCTCCCAGGTTTACCGGTCTGGCGAGGTTTTTGACCCCCACCGACGCAAAGGTCCACGCCTTCGGCACCATACAGAAGGTCTTTTGCTCCCTGGACAGCGAGGTTCGTCACCTGTCAAACCCTGTATCCGCCGACTACAGCTCTCTATCGGAGGACATGGAGGACAGGGGAAACAACACCCCCTACGTCATGCTGAAAACCGCCAGCATGGTAGACACCCTTCGCTACATACTGGGAATAGAGATGATCCACAGCTCACAGGCCATAGACCTGAGAAAAGCCACCAGGCTGGGCAAGGGAACCGCAGCGGCCAAAGGGGCCCTTCGGGAGGAAATACCCTTCCTGGACACCGACAGAAACCTGTCTCTGGACGTGGCAAAGGTCCACAAGCTGATCTCTCAGGGAACTATTTTAAAGGCAGCCAGAGAGGCGACCTCCATTTGA
- a CDS encoding xanthine dehydrogenase family protein molybdopterin-binding subunit: MTNFKYVGQDVKRSDIEEKVTGRLRYLGDKPSGGTAHARLIMSSIANGRVISIDTSEALKVPGVIKVYTPDDDPRITFNSAVFLPDQTDRRDERIFTDRPIFVGDAIGAVLAENDQAARKAVALVKVEYEEYEPVLDPVQALSAQSFRDGHPQVIEGKISYGEGAPEGSISFETTVTTPKIHHGAMENHLCQSYMDYGDVLVVESPCQMIFTVRYALSVLFKKPVNRIRVVKAPMGGTFGGKQEAVLEPACALMTLDTGRNVRLSIDRGECIIGTRTRAATVGKVTTYLDDQGYFLHRDIDAITDVGAYATGGHRVTMAMGKKASRLYRIPSQSFKGHTTFTNTTPNGACRGYGSPQIHTMTEIHIDLLAKKLNFDPVEIRMKNLIHPGDLDPTGAPPLGNGRIRDCLTIGVEKFRWYDRVNLVTDGRYRKGVGLACCTHGNGYYGSPYPDFLSMAMRFCEDGSVLVNAGLHELGNGTMTTIGQIVAEVLDLSPDMIHVTEADSQTAPFDVGCVASRVTYVCGACALELAEKLKARFISQISQVTGEPEDKILLRDGTVIAGSGEQLTYGDMVCRIAKTLRQEVGDYLHYAPDKNPASFGVHLAEVVVDTMTGLVRVTDFMAVHDVGKAINPKLLNGQIYGGVQMGIGMAISEELTYDGKGRPKNSSLSRYHMINAPDMPPVEVVLVEENEPGGPFGAKSIGEICTVPTSAAVVNAVNRALGTDLTDLPLVPERVIKAIKG, from the coding sequence ATGACGAACTTCAAATACGTAGGACAGGACGTTAAAAGGAGCGACATAGAGGAGAAGGTCACCGGCAGACTGCGCTATCTGGGGGACAAGCCCTCAGGCGGCACAGCCCATGCAAGGCTGATAATGAGCTCTATAGCCAACGGCAGGGTAATCTCCATAGACACCTCGGAGGCCCTAAAGGTCCCAGGCGTCATAAAGGTCTACACCCCCGACGACGACCCGAGAATAACCTTCAACAGCGCGGTGTTTCTTCCAGATCAGACCGACCGACGGGACGAGAGGATCTTCACCGACAGGCCAATTTTCGTCGGAGACGCCATAGGGGCGGTGCTGGCGGAGAACGACCAGGCGGCGAGAAAAGCGGTTGCCCTTGTAAAGGTGGAGTACGAGGAATACGAGCCGGTCCTAGACCCAGTTCAAGCCCTATCGGCACAGTCCTTCCGTGATGGACATCCTCAGGTGATAGAGGGAAAAATCTCCTACGGAGAGGGAGCACCTGAAGGTTCGATCTCCTTTGAGACCACCGTAACGACCCCAAAGATCCACCACGGGGCAATGGAAAACCACCTCTGTCAGTCCTACATGGACTACGGAGACGTACTGGTGGTCGAATCGCCCTGTCAGATGATCTTCACCGTTCGCTACGCCCTTTCAGTCCTGTTCAAAAAGCCGGTAAACCGGATTAGGGTCGTCAAGGCCCCTATGGGAGGGACTTTCGGAGGCAAGCAGGAGGCGGTACTTGAGCCAGCCTGCGCCCTGATGACCCTGGACACCGGAAGGAACGTCAGACTGTCCATAGACAGGGGGGAATGCATCATAGGCACCAGGACCAGAGCCGCGACTGTCGGCAAGGTGACCACCTACCTGGACGACCAGGGCTACTTTCTCCACAGGGATATAGACGCAATAACCGACGTAGGGGCCTACGCCACAGGGGGGCACAGGGTGACCATGGCCATGGGGAAAAAAGCCTCCAGGCTATACCGAATTCCGTCTCAGTCCTTCAAGGGACACACCACCTTCACCAACACCACCCCTAACGGAGCCTGTCGAGGCTACGGTTCGCCTCAGATCCACACCATGACGGAGATACACATCGACCTTCTGGCAAAAAAACTGAACTTTGACCCGGTGGAGATAAGGATGAAAAACCTCATACACCCAGGAGACCTGGATCCCACAGGAGCCCCTCCTCTGGGCAACGGCAGGATAAGAGACTGTCTGACCATCGGAGTGGAGAAATTCCGTTGGTACGACAGGGTTAACCTGGTCACCGACGGAAGATATCGCAAGGGAGTCGGACTGGCCTGCTGCACCCACGGAAACGGCTACTACGGATCTCCCTATCCCGACTTTCTGTCCATGGCCATGAGATTCTGCGAGGACGGATCGGTGCTGGTGAACGCAGGGCTTCACGAGCTTGGCAACGGAACTATGACCACCATAGGCCAGATAGTGGCGGAGGTGCTGGATTTATCCCCCGACATGATCCACGTCACAGAGGCGGACAGCCAGACAGCCCCCTTCGACGTGGGATGCGTCGCCAGCCGGGTGACCTACGTCTGCGGTGCCTGCGCCCTGGAGCTGGCGGAAAAGCTCAAGGCAAGGTTCATATCCCAGATATCCCAGGTTACGGGAGAACCGGAGGACAAGATCCTTCTGAGGGACGGCACTGTGATTGCCGGATCGGGAGAACAGCTCACCTACGGGGACATGGTCTGTCGCATAGCAAAAACCCTGAGACAGGAGGTGGGGGACTACCTTCACTACGCCCCGGATAAAAACCCCGCCTCCTTCGGAGTCCATCTCGCCGAGGTCGTGGTTGACACAATGACGGGACTGGTGCGGGTTACCGATTTTATGGCGGTCCACGACGTAGGGAAGGCCATAAACCCCAAGCTGTTGAACGGCCAGATATACGGCGGGGTCCAGATGGGCATAGGCATGGCCATCTCGGAGGAGCTCACCTACGACGGAAAAGGGCGACCTAAAAACAGCTCTCTCAGTCGATACCACATGATAAACGCCCCGGACATGCCTCCTGTGGAGGTCGTCTTGGTGGAGGAAAACGAGCCCGGTGGCCCATTCGGGGCAAAGAGCATAGGGGAGATATGTACCGTCCCTACCTCGGCGGCGGTGGTCAACGCCGTCAACCGAGCTCTGGGAACCGACCTTACCGATCTTCCTCTCGTTCCAGAGAGGGTAATTAAGGCAATAAAGGGATAG